The sequence AGTGCCTGGCCCAGTTTCACCGGGCCTTCGGCCACCAGGCCGGACTCGAGCTCGGCCACGCCCGGCGGCAGCAGTACGACCACGGTGGAGCCGTAGTTGAAGCGCGCCATCTCGGCAAAGCGCTGCAGGGTGATGCCCTGGCCGCGGTAGTCCTTGCGGGTGATGCCGTCGCCGTAGGCCGGGATTTCCTCGCCGCCCCACACCGTTTCCACGCCGGACACCAGCAGCGCGCCGACCATCACCTGCACCATCGGGCCGAATTCGGTATCGAAATGGCAGACCAGGCGCTCGTTGCGCGCGAACAGGCGCGGCACCTTCGCCACCGCGGCCGGGCCCACGCTGAAAAGGCGGCCCGGTACGTGCACGGTTTCGCGCAGGGTGCCGGTAAAGGGCATGTGCACCCGGTGGTAATCGCGCGGGGACAGATAGATGGTGGCGAACAGGCCATCGCAGAACACCTTGGCGTCCTCCGCATCGCCCAGCAGCTCGGCAGCGGTGAACGACTGGCCCTTGGCCTGGAAGATGCGGCCACCCTCGATCGTGCCCAGTTGGCTGATCCGCCCGTCGGCGGGCATCAGCAGCGCGCGCGGATCGGGGTCGGCCACGCGTGCGCCTTCCTTCAGCGCACGGGTGAAGAAGCGGTTGAAGCTGGTGTAGCTGCGCGGGTCCGGGTCCAGAGCCTCCTCCAGGTCCACGCCGAACTTGCGGGTGACGGTGTCGATCAGCCAGCGCGAGACCCGCGGGTTCTCCGAATACGCCAGGTTGCGCGCCATCGACGACAGCAGGCGGTGGGGCAGGGCGTAGGTCAGCAGGGTGGTCAGGCTCATGGGGCGGTGTTCTCGGTCAGCTGCAGCAGGTCGGCGGCAATCGCGGCCGGGTCGAAGGGCGGGCGGATCAGTCCGGCCAGCCGGCCATCGGGGTCGAGCACGGCGATGCTGGAGGAATGGTCCATCGTGTAGTCGTCGGGGTTCTCGTCGAAATGCCTGCCCTCGACCTTCTGGAACACGAAGCCCAGCGAGGTGGCGAACTTCTCCAGCGAGGGGATGTCGCCGGTGGCGGCCAGTGTGTGCCTGTGGAAGGCATGGGCGTACTCACCCAGCCGGGCCGGGGTGTCGCGCTCGGGGTCTACCGAGACCAGCACCACCCGCGGGCGGATGCCGTCCGGCAGCGTTTCCCACTGCTTCTGCGCGGCGGCCAGCTGCGCCAGGGTGGTCGGGCACACGTCCGGGCAGGCGGTGAAACCCAGGAACACCAGGGTCCAGTGGCCCTTGAGCTCGCCGGGGATCAGGCGCGTGCCGTCGGACTGGCCCAGGCTGAAGTCGGGCAGTTCGCGCGGCTGCGGGTAGAAGGTGATGGCGCGGGCGCTGCGCCCGCCGCCGTCGCGGTCGAAGAATTTCTTGCCGGCCATCAGGCCGAGCCCGGCGGCGAGGGCGACAAGCAGGATCAGGGCCGTCGTACGGTTGAACATGTAGCCAGTGTTCCAGGTGGGCGGGCCGCGGAGCGGCCGGGCGGACGATGGCATCGCTGGCGGGCGACTGCCGGTGGCGTCGCGGCGAGGTTTCGCCTGCAACGAACGCTCAATATACCGGGCCGCCCCCTATAATCGGGGGCCTTGTCTGCACTACAGCTATTGTCATGACTGCCGAAGCGGCTGCCGAACTCCACACGATCATTGACCTGATCCGCTACGGCACCAGCCGTTTCAACGAAGCCGGACTCACCTTCGGCCACAGTTACGACAACGCGCTGGACGAGGCCACCCAGCTGGTCCTGCACAGCCTGCACCTGCCGCATGACCTTGGCCCGGCCTACGGCCAGGCCCGCGTGCTGCGCCCGGAGAAGGAAAAGGTGCTGGCGCTTTTCGAGCGCCGCATCAACGAGCGTGTGCCGGCGGCCTACCTGACCGGTGAGGCCTGGTTCGCCGGGCTGAGCTTCAAGAGCGACAGCCGTGCCCTGGTGCCGCGTTCGCCGATCGCCGAACTGATCCTGGGCGGTTTCGAGCCGTGGCTGGCCGGTCGTGACGTGAGCCGCGCGTTGGACCTGTGCACCGGCTCGGGCTGCATTGCCATCGCGATGGGTCACTACTACCCGAACTGGCAGGTCGACGGCAGCGACATCAACGATGCCGCGCTGAGCCTGGCCCACGAGAACAGGGAGCGCCTGCTGGCGCACAACGTCGAGATCATCAAGTCCGACCTGTTCGCCGGGCTGGAGGGTCGGGTCTACGACCTGATCGTGACCAACCCGCCGTACGTGACCAACCAGGAGACCGACGAGCTGCCGGACGAGTACCGCCACGAGCCGGAACTGGCGCTGCGCGCCGGTGATGATGGCCTGGACCTGGTGCTCAAGATCCTGCGCGACGCTCCGGACCACCTGAGCGAGGATGGCCTGCTGATCTGCGAGGTCGGTGATTCGGAGCAGCACGTCAACGCGCTGCTGCCGGAACTGGATCTGGCCTGGATCGAGTTCAAGGTCGGCCAGATGGGCATCTTCGCGGTCGAGGCGGCCGAACTGCGCCGCCACCACGCACGGATCTCGGAGCTGGCCGCGCAGCGATGAGCTCCAACAGTTTCGGCAAGCTGCTCACCGTCACCACCTTCGGCGAATCGCATGGTCCGGCGATCGGCTGCGTGGTCGATGGCTGCCCGCCGGGACTGGAGATCGCGCCGGAGGAGTTCGCCCACGACCTGCAGCGCCGGGCCACCGGCAAGTCGCGCCACACCTCGGCGCGACGCGAGGCCGACGAGGTCGAGATCCTGTCCGGCGTCTACGAGGGCCGCACCACCGGTACGCCGATCGCCCTGCTGATCCGCAACACCGACCAGCGCAGCAAGGACTACAGCGCCATCGCCGCGCAGTTCCGTCCCGGCCACGCCGACTACAGCTACTGGCAGAAGTACGGCATCCGCGACCCTCGCGGTGGCGGGCGTTCCTCGGCGCGCGAGACCACCATGCGCGTAGCCGCCGGCGTGATCGCCAAGAAGTGGCTGAAGCAGCGCTTCGGGGTCACCGTGCGCGGCTACCTGTCGCAACTGGGCAGCATCACCCCGGACGGTCTTGACTGGGATGCTGTCGAGGACAACCCGTTCTTCTGGCCCGATGCCGCGCAGGTGCCGGAGCTGGAAAGCTACATGGACGCGCTGCGCAAGTCCGGCGATTCAGTCGGCGCGCGCGTCAACGTGGTCGCCGATGGCGTGCCGCCGGGCTGGGGCGAGCCGATCTACGGCAAGCTCGACGGCGAGCTTGCCGCGGCGCTGATGAGCATCAACGCGGTCAAGGGCGTGGAGATCGGCGACGGCTTTGCCAGCGCTGCCCAGCTCGGCACCGAGCACCGCGACCTGATCACCCCTGACGGTTTCCTGTCCAACCATGCCGGCGGCATCCTCGGTGGCATTTCCACCGGCCAGCAGGTCACCGCCTCGATCGTGCTCAAGCCGACCTCGTCGCTGCGCCTGCCCGGTGCCACGGTCGATACCGCCGGCCATCCCGTCGACGTGATCACCACCGGCCGCCACGATCCCTGCGTGGGCATCCGCGCTACCCCGATCGCCGAGGCCATGGTCGCCCTGGTGCTGATGGACCAGGCATTGCGCCATCGCGCGCAGTGCGGTGATGTCGGCACCGTCACGCCGCGCATCCCGGGCAGTGTCGATGGCTGAAGCCCGGCCCCGCGTCTGGGTATCGCAGCCGCTGTTCGACGACATCGTCGACCGGTTGCAGCAGTACTTCGAGGTGGTCGCCGCGACCGAGGTCACCGCGTACACACCGGAGGCCATCGCCGCGCAGCTGCGTGATGTCGATGGCGCCGTGGTCACCCTCAACGAACGCATCGGCACGGCCGAGATCGCCGGCGCCCCGCGCCTGCGTGCCATCGCCAATGTCGGCGTGGGCTACAGCAACCTGGACATCGCTGCGCTCGGCGATGCCGGCATCCTCGCAACCAACACGCCCGACGTGCTGACCGGGACCACCGCCGACCTCGGCTTTGCCCTGCTGATGGCCGCGGCGCGGCGCATCACCGAATCCGAACGCTGGCTGCGCGAAGGGCAGTGGGGGCAGTGGTCGTTCTCGACCATGCTCGGCGCCGACGTGCACGGCAGCACCCTGGGCATCCTCGGCATGGGCCGGATCGGGCAGGGCATCGCCCGCCGTGGCCACCATGGCTTTGGCATGCGCGTGCTCTACCACAACCGCTCGCGCCTGCCGCAACCGGTCGAAAGGGAGCTGGGCGCACAGTGGGTCAGCTTCGAGGACCTGCTGGCCCAGGCCGACCACCTGGTCACGGTGCTGCCCTACAGCGCCGACACCCACCACATCATCGACGCCGCCGCGCTGGCGCGGATGAAGTCCACGGCGACGCTGGTCAACATCGCCCGCGGTGGCATCGTCGACGAGCTCGCGCTGGCCGATGCACTGGCCAATGGCCGCCTGGCCGCGGCCGGGCTGGACGTGTACGAGGGCGAGCCGGCGGTGCGCCCGGAACTGCTGGCGCTGCGCAACGTGGTGCTGACCCCGCACATCGGCAGCGCGTCGCTGGCCACGCGCCGGGCAATGGTGACGCTGGCCGTGGACAACCTGATCGCCGCGCTCGGCCACGGCCCGCAGGCGGGTCGTCCGTCGTCCCCGGTCAACGCCGACGCCGTTGCCGCGGCCGCCATGAAAAAAACCGCCGGCTGCAAACGATAGGGAACCTCCTTCGCCCGTGACCGGAGGTTCCCCGAACCCAGCGTGCAGAGCGTTCCCACTTCAGAATTCCAGCGAGAAACCCCCATGAGCAATGCAACCCGTTCCTTCCATGTCGCTGTCGTCGGTGCCACCGGTGCGGTCGGCCAGACCATGCTGTCCATCCTCGCCGAGCGCGGCTTCCCGGTCGGCAAGCTGAGCGTGCTGGCCTCGGCCCGTTCGGCCGGCAACCAGATCGAGTTCGACGGCGGCAAGATCACCGTCGAGGACCTGGCCACCTTCGACCCGGCCGGCGTGGACATCGTGCTGTTTTCGGCCGGTGGCGATATTTCGAAGGAATACGCGCCGAAGTTCGCCGCCGCCGGTGCGGTGGTGATCGACAACTCCTCGGCCTTCCGCTACGACGATGACGTGCCGCTGGTGGTCTCCGAGGTCAACCCGGACGCGGCGAAGAACCGTCCGCGCGGCATCATCGCCAACCCGAACTGCTCGACCATGCAGCTGATGCCGGTGCTGGCGCCGATCCACCGCGAGGCCGGCATCGAGCGCATCAACATCGCCACCTACCAGTCGGTCTCCGGCGCCGGCCAGACGGGTATGGAGGAACTGGGCAGGCAGACCGCACAGTTGCTCGGCTTCCAGCCCGCCGAGGCGAAGAAGTTCCCGGTGCAGATCGCCTTCAACCTGATCCCGCACATCGACGAATTCCAGGACAACGGCTACACCAAGGAAGAGATGAAGCTGGTGTGGGAGACCCGCAAGATCCTCGGCGACGACTCCATCCTGGTGAACCCCACTGCGGTGCGCGTGCCGGTGTTCTACGGCCACTCCGAGGCGGTGCACATCGAGACCCGGCAGAAGATCAGCGTCGAGCGCGTGCGCGAGCTGCTGGCCGCCGCGCCGGGCGTGGAAGTGGTCGACGAGCGCACCGCCGGCGGGTACCCGACCCCGGTCACCCACGCCTCGGGTAACGATCCGGTCTATGTCGGCCGCCTGCGCGAGGACATCTCGCACCCGCGTGGTCTGGACATGTGGGTGGTGGCCGACAACATCCGCAAGGGTGCCGCGCTCAACGCCGTGCAGCTGGCCGAGCTGGTCGCCGCCGGCGGCTGAGCCCACACCGGGCCCGTTGCCACCTTGCTGCAGCGGGCCCGGCGGTATTCGCAGCGCGGCGCAGCCGGTATATTTGCCGGCATGAAAAACAGGGGCAAGGACGCGATGCGTCCCTTAAAGGGCATCCTCGCCATCGCACTGACGCTGTGCAGCAGCGCGGCGATGGCCCTGGGTCTGGGCGACATCCGCGTGCTTTCCCGCCCGGGACAGCCGCTGGTGGCCGAAATCCCGGTGATCTCCAGCGACCCGGGCGAGCTTGAGAATGCCCGCGTCGGCCTGGCATCGGCGGCCACCTTCGCCCGTGTCGGCCTGGAGCGACCGCAGGGGCTGGTGAGCGAGCTGCAGTTCGAGTTCGCGCAGAACGCGCAGGGCCGGGCCGTCATCCGCGTGACCAGCAGGGCGCCGGTCCAGGTGCAGGCACTGAGCTTCCTGATCGAGGTCGACTGGGGCAAGGGCCGGCTGGTGCGCGAGTACTCCGCGCTGGTCGATGCACCCAACACCGCCGCGGCCATTGCCGAGCCGGCGATCGAGGCGCCGCAGGCCGCGCTGCCCAACACCATCATCCGTGACCCCGAGCCGCTGCCGCTGGACGAGGCGCCGGCTCCCGCTCCGGCACCCGTTGCTCCGGCACCGCAGATCGCACC is a genomic window of Stenotrophomonas sp. Marseille-Q4652 containing:
- the asd gene encoding archaetidylserine decarboxylase (Phosphatidylserine decarboxylase is synthesized as a single chain precursor. Generation of the pyruvoyl active site from a Ser is coupled to cleavage of a Gly-Ser bond between the larger (beta) and smaller (alpha chains). It is an integral membrane protein.), encoding MSLTTLLTYALPHRLLSSMARNLAYSENPRVSRWLIDTVTRKFGVDLEEALDPDPRSYTSFNRFFTRALKEGARVADPDPRALLMPADGRISQLGTIEGGRIFQAKGQSFTAAELLGDAEDAKVFCDGLFATIYLSPRDYHRVHMPFTGTLRETVHVPGRLFSVGPAAVAKVPRLFARNERLVCHFDTEFGPMVQVMVGALLVSGVETVWGGEEIPAYGDGITRKDYRGQGITLQRFAEMARFNYGSTVVVLLPPGVAELESGLVAEGPVKLGQALARLK
- a CDS encoding SCO family protein yields the protein MFNRTTALILLVALAAGLGLMAGKKFFDRDGGGRSARAITFYPQPRELPDFSLGQSDGTRLIPGELKGHWTLVFLGFTACPDVCPTTLAQLAAAQKQWETLPDGIRPRVVLVSVDPERDTPARLGEYAHAFHRHTLAATGDIPSLEKFATSLGFVFQKVEGRHFDENPDDYTMDHSSSIAVLDPDGRLAGLIRPPFDPAAIAADLLQLTENTAP
- the prmB gene encoding 50S ribosomal protein L3 N(5)-glutamine methyltransferase, translating into MTAEAAAELHTIIDLIRYGTSRFNEAGLTFGHSYDNALDEATQLVLHSLHLPHDLGPAYGQARVLRPEKEKVLALFERRINERVPAAYLTGEAWFAGLSFKSDSRALVPRSPIAELILGGFEPWLAGRDVSRALDLCTGSGCIAIAMGHYYPNWQVDGSDINDAALSLAHENRERLLAHNVEIIKSDLFAGLEGRVYDLIVTNPPYVTNQETDELPDEYRHEPELALRAGDDGLDLVLKILRDAPDHLSEDGLLICEVGDSEQHVNALLPELDLAWIEFKVGQMGIFAVEAAELRRHHARISELAAQR
- the aroC gene encoding chorismate synthase; protein product: MSSNSFGKLLTVTTFGESHGPAIGCVVDGCPPGLEIAPEEFAHDLQRRATGKSRHTSARREADEVEILSGVYEGRTTGTPIALLIRNTDQRSKDYSAIAAQFRPGHADYSYWQKYGIRDPRGGGRSSARETTMRVAAGVIAKKWLKQRFGVTVRGYLSQLGSITPDGLDWDAVEDNPFFWPDAAQVPELESYMDALRKSGDSVGARVNVVADGVPPGWGEPIYGKLDGELAAALMSINAVKGVEIGDGFASAAQLGTEHRDLITPDGFLSNHAGGILGGISTGQQVTASIVLKPTSSLRLPGATVDTAGHPVDVITTGRHDPCVGIRATPIAEAMVALVLMDQALRHRAQCGDVGTVTPRIPGSVDG
- a CDS encoding D-glycerate dehydrogenase: MAEARPRVWVSQPLFDDIVDRLQQYFEVVAATEVTAYTPEAIAAQLRDVDGAVVTLNERIGTAEIAGAPRLRAIANVGVGYSNLDIAALGDAGILATNTPDVLTGTTADLGFALLMAAARRITESERWLREGQWGQWSFSTMLGADVHGSTLGILGMGRIGQGIARRGHHGFGMRVLYHNRSRLPQPVERELGAQWVSFEDLLAQADHLVTVLPYSADTHHIIDAAALARMKSTATLVNIARGGIVDELALADALANGRLAAAGLDVYEGEPAVRPELLALRNVVLTPHIGSASLATRRAMVTLAVDNLIAALGHGPQAGRPSSPVNADAVAAAAMKKTAGCKR
- a CDS encoding aspartate-semialdehyde dehydrogenase; translated protein: MSNATRSFHVAVVGATGAVGQTMLSILAERGFPVGKLSVLASARSAGNQIEFDGGKITVEDLATFDPAGVDIVLFSAGGDISKEYAPKFAAAGAVVIDNSSAFRYDDDVPLVVSEVNPDAAKNRPRGIIANPNCSTMQLMPVLAPIHREAGIERINIATYQSVSGAGQTGMEELGRQTAQLLGFQPAEAKKFPVQIAFNLIPHIDEFQDNGYTKEEMKLVWETRKILGDDSILVNPTAVRVPVFYGHSEAVHIETRQKISVERVRELLAAAPGVEVVDERTAGGYPTPVTHASGNDPVYVGRLREDISHPRGLDMWVVADNIRKGAALNAVQLAELVAAGG